The proteins below are encoded in one region of Verrucomicrobiia bacterium:
- a CDS encoding HAD-IIIA family hydrolase, translating into MRAAVFFERDGILVQPGSGNGTPVTLDEFHVLDQAREPLTRLRDAGFYLFATTNQPGVTSGTPSRDDLDRMHALLTQRLDLIDVLVCPHAHDDACPCHKPRPGLLREAARRHGIDLDHSFVVSDRWVDAEMAEAAGATSVLLHSNRNGHGHHDFIVADLAAAVDKILEIADQVGSLRLLARPPSS; encoded by the coding sequence ATGAGAGCCGCCGTATTCTTCGAACGGGATGGGATCCTGGTCCAACCGGGCTCCGGCAACGGCACCCCCGTGACCCTCGATGAATTTCATGTCCTCGACCAGGCCCGGGAACCCTTGACCCGGCTTCGCGATGCCGGCTTCTACCTCTTCGCCACCACCAACCAGCCCGGCGTCACCTCCGGTACCCCGTCCCGCGATGACCTCGACCGCATGCACGCCCTCCTGACCCAACGCCTCGACCTCATCGATGTCCTCGTCTGTCCCCACGCCCACGACGACGCCTGTCCCTGCCACAAACCCCGGCCCGGCCTCCTCCGCGAAGCCGCCCGCCGCCACGGCATCGACCTCGATCACAGCTTCGTCGTCAGCGACCGCTGGGTGGACGCCGAAATGGCCGAGGCCGCCGGGGCCACCTCCGTCCTCCTCCATTCCAATCGCAATGGCCATGGACACCACGACTTCATCGTCGCCGACCTCGCCGCCGCCGTGGACAAGATCCTCGAGATCGCCGACCAGGTCGGCTCCCTCCGCCTCCTCGCCCGCCCCCCGTCCTCCTGA
- a CDS encoding phytanoyl-CoA dioxygenase family protein: MPIDACFPTSIYRAGLTGEVGELNAALLDECRRWRALDRAGREWSAANYPGGYTSYGSLCRLHRMSPVFADLEGRLDRHVRRFAKHLEFDLTDRSLTMTDCWINMMPRGTAHGLHLHPLSTVSGTYYVKTPKGCSRLKFEDPRLSRFMAAPPRVAEPRPENRTFVSYPAEAGGVILFESWLRHEVAANRSAGERVSISFNYGWF; this comes from the coding sequence ATGCCGATCGACGCATGTTTTCCGACGAGCATCTATCGTGCGGGGTTGACGGGGGAGGTGGGGGAATTGAACGCGGCGTTGCTGGACGAGTGCCGGCGGTGGCGGGCACTGGACCGGGCGGGGCGGGAATGGTCGGCGGCGAACTACCCGGGGGGATACACCTCGTACGGGTCGCTGTGCCGGCTGCACCGGATGTCCCCGGTGTTTGCGGATCTCGAGGGGCGGTTGGACCGGCATGTGCGGCGGTTTGCGAAGCATCTGGAGTTCGATCTGACCGACCGGTCGCTGACGATGACCGACTGCTGGATCAACATGATGCCGCGGGGGACGGCGCACGGTCTGCATCTGCATCCGTTGTCCACGGTGAGCGGGACGTACTATGTGAAGACGCCGAAGGGCTGTTCGCGGCTGAAGTTCGAGGATCCGCGGCTGAGCCGGTTCATGGCGGCGCCGCCGCGGGTGGCGGAGCCGCGGCCGGAGAACCGGACCTTCGTGTCGTATCCGGCGGAGGCGGGGGGGGTGATCCTGTTCGAGAGCTGGTTGCGACACGAGGTGGCGGCGAACCGTTCGGCCGGGGAGCGGGTGAGCATCAGTTTCAACTACGGCTGGTTCTGA
- a CDS encoding polyprenyl synthetase family protein: MAPLASRRAAPPTVQFDLPSYLASRTDAVNAALRRWLPPPATRPATLHRAMHYSLFAGGKRIRPALVLAAAEACGGNPDDALPAACAVECIHTYSLIHDDLPAMDNDDFRRGKPTNHKVFGEGVAILAGDALLTAAFEILAQAPARPRYPVALQIRELASAAGSRELIAGQVADLEGEGRRLTVPQLRYIHERKTSALLRASACLGGMSANATPARLKALADFGYHVGLAFQVIDDILDVTQSTETLGKTAGKDVRAEKATYPSILGLEPSRKVAERLTARAFAALKPFRGAATALEALADFLLRRDR; encoded by the coding sequence ATGGCGCCTTTGGCTTCCCGGCGCGCCGCGCCGCCGACCGTCCAGTTCGACCTCCCATCCTACCTGGCCTCCCGCACCGACGCGGTGAATGCAGCCCTGCGCCGCTGGCTCCCCCCTCCCGCCACGCGCCCTGCCACCCTCCATCGGGCCATGCACTACAGCCTCTTCGCCGGCGGCAAACGGATCCGGCCCGCCCTCGTCCTCGCCGCCGCCGAAGCCTGCGGCGGCAACCCCGACGACGCCCTCCCCGCCGCCTGCGCCGTCGAGTGCATCCATACCTACTCGCTCATCCATGATGACCTGCCGGCCATGGACAACGACGACTTCCGGCGCGGCAAGCCGACCAATCACAAGGTCTTCGGCGAAGGGGTCGCCATCCTCGCCGGTGATGCCCTCCTCACCGCTGCCTTCGAGATCCTCGCCCAGGCCCCCGCCCGTCCCCGGTATCCCGTGGCCCTCCAGATCCGCGAACTCGCCAGCGCCGCCGGCTCCCGCGAACTCATCGCCGGCCAGGTCGCCGACCTCGAAGGCGAGGGCCGCCGCCTCACCGTCCCCCAGCTCCGCTACATCCACGAACGCAAAACCTCCGCCCTCCTTCGCGCCTCCGCCTGCCTCGGCGGTATGAGCGCCAATGCCACCCCCGCCCGCCTCAAGGCCCTCGCCGACTTCGGTTACCACGTCGGCCTCGCCTTTCAGGTCATCGACGACATCCTCGACGTCACCCAGTCCACCGAAACCCTCGGCAAAACCGCCGGCAAGGATGTCCGCGCCGAAAAGGCCACCTACCCCTCCATCCTCGGGCTCGAACCGTCCCGCAAGGTCGCCGAACGCCTGACCGCCCGCGCCTTCGCCGCCCTCAAGCCGTTCCGCGGCGCCGCCACCGCCCTCGAAGCCCTCGCCGATTTCCTCCTCCGCCGCGATCGTTGA